CCTCGATCACGCCGATCGCCGGCCAATCGGGCAGCTATCAGTTGACGTTTCAGGAGGACGACGCCGATCCGTTGCTCGAACAGGCCGAAACCGCTGGTTACGAGGTGGAATCGGTCGGCGAACGCTCGGCGAGTTTCGCGGGTGACTCACAGCGACAGGCGCTCATCGGCCTCGCGATCGCCTTCGCCGGGATGGCCGCCGTCGTCGGACTGCTGTTTCGGACGTTCATCCCGTCGATCGCCGTGATCGCGTCGGCCTTTTCGGACGTGGTCATCCCGCTGGGACTGATGCGACTGTTCGACATCGAGTTGACGCTCGGGACGGTCGCCGCGCTGTTGATGATCATCGGCTACTCCGTCGACTCCGACCTGCTGTTGAACAACCACGTCCTCAGGCGACACGGGGACTTCTACACGTCGACGGCCCGCGCGATGCGGACCGGTGTGACGATGACCGTCACCTCGATCGCGGCCATGATTGTGATGACGATCGTCTCGTACCTGTTCGGTATCCCGCTTTTGCCCGATGTCGGCCTCATACTCGTCTTCGGCCTGCTCTCTGACCTGATGAACACGTATCTGCTCAACGTGAGCCTGCTTCGATACTACATGTACGAGGCGATCGCGAAATGAAACTCCAACTCAAAGAGAACTGGCGCGTCTGGCTGCTCGTCGTCTTCATGCTCCTGAGTACCGTCTCGCTCTTCGTCCCGTTCGGTGGGACCGGCGGGATCACGGGATCGGATGCGGACCAAGCGTCCGGCTCGCAGTACACGAACCTCCAGTTCGGCTTGGAGCTCTCCGGCGGCACCCAGGTCCGCGCGCCGTTCGCCGGCATGACCGTTTCCGGGCTCGAATTCGGCCCTGAGGCCCAACCTGAAATCGAATCAGCGCTTCGAGCGGAACTCGACATGAGCGCGAGCGACGTCCGCGCTAGCGCCGAGTCCGGAACCGTGGAGGTGTTCGAGGACCGCCACGTCGGCAACGTGACGCAAGCGGAGTTCGCCGCCGCGCTCACCGAGGCTGGCTACCAAACCGGTGAGGGCGATGTCGAGATGGGCGTGACGGCTGATACCCGCCAGAACGCCGAAGACGTGCTAAACGAGCGCCTCCGCGAGCGCGGCCTCGGCGGCGGCTCGGCCACGCAGGTTTCGGCCCCCGGCCAGCAGTTCATGGTCGTCGAGGTGCCCGGTGCGAACCGATCCGAGGTTATCGAGCTCATCGGCGACCGCGGGCAGGTCGAGATCTGGGCGATGTACCCCACTGACAACGGGAGCTACGAGACGCAGTCGCTTCTCAGCCAGGAGGACCTCGCCGAGATCGGCGGCGCTCGCCAAGAGCAAGGCGAGACGTTCGTTCCGATCCGGCTGAACGAGGAGGCGGGGGCGCGCTTCGGCGACGCGATGCGCGCGAACGGATTCGGCCAACAGGGCGGTACGCGATGTTCATACGATCTGAACGCCTCCATCGACGAGAACGCGGCCGACGATCCTGGCCGGTGTCTGCTGACGGTGCTCGACGGTGAGGTCGTCTTCGCGGCCGGCGTCGCGCCCAGCCTCGCTTCGTCGTTCGAGAGCGGCACGTTCGACGAGAACCCCTCCTACCGAACGACGACAACCTCCTTCGAGGACGCGCGGGAACTCGAGATCAACATGCGCACCGGCGCGCTCCGGACGGAACTCGACATCGATAACCGCGGGACGACGTTCTTCCTGCTACCGAGCCTCGCCGAGCGGTTCAAACCGCTCTCGCTCGTGACCGGCGCAGCGGCCGTGTTCGCGGTCGCGCTCACGGTCTTCGCGCGATATCGGAAACCAGAAGTCGCCGCGCCGATGCTGCTCACCGCCGCCGCCGAGGTGTACATCCTCCTCGGGTTCGCCGCCGCGGTGAGCTTACCGCTGGACCTCTCTCACATCGCCGGCTTCATCGCCGTCATCGGGACCGGAGTCGACGACCTCGTGATCATCGCCGACGAGGTGATGCAACAGGGCGACGTGCGAACGTCGAGGGTGTTCGAATCGCGGTTCAAGAAGGCCTTTTGGGTCATCGGGGCCGCGGCCGCGACGACGATCGTCGCGATGTCGCCGCTCGCGGTCCTCTCGCTCGGCGATCTGCAGGGCTTCGCGATCATCACCATCATCGGTGTTCTCATCGGCGTCTTGATCACGCGACCGGCCTACGGTGACATCCTGCGTATCCTCGTGTTGGGCGACGACTGACCGGCCGCCCGGTCCCGCTCGCTTCGAAGCCCTTTCGGCGTTGCTCGTCCAAACCGGGGTATGACATTCCGCGACGGGACGCTCGTCGATTGGTACGAGTGGGGCCCCGAACCCTTCGAGATCGCCGAGCGTGCCGGAAAGCCCGTGTTGTGCGCTCTGACCGCGCCGTGGTGTGCGTGGTGTGACCGGATGGACGAGGAGTCGTACTCCGATCCGAAACTCGCGGCCAACATCGGCGACAGCTTCGTCCCCGTGCGGGTCGATGTCGATCGACACCCTCGCGTCCGAGAGCGATACAACATGGGTGGGTTCCCGACGACGGTATTTTTGACACCTGACGGGGAGGTGCTCTCCGGCGCGACGTATCTCGGTCCCGACGGCCTCCGGCAGGTGCTCGACAGCATCCGGGCCTCGTGGGACGCCAAGGGGACCAGCGCCGGACGCGTCCCCCGGACCGTGTCGAGCGCCGACCTCCCGAGCGGCGAGATCACCGCCGACATCGAGGCACACATGGTCGAACAGGTCGCCGCGGCGTTCGACGACGAGTACGGCGGCTGGGGGACCGACGCCAAGTTCCCCCTGCCACGAACGGTCGAGCTCGCCCTCAAGCGCGATCGCGATCGGGGGACGCGGACGCTCGACGCGGTCCAGACGCACCTGTTCGACACCTACGACGGCGGCTTCTACCGGTTCGCCGAAACTCGTCGGTGGGGCGAACCCCACCGCGAGAAACTGGTGGACGAGAACGCGGCTCTGCTCCGCGCGTTCACCACCGGCTATCTGTACACCGGGGACGAGTCCTACCGGCGGACCGCCGAACGGACCGTCGATTACCTGACGACGACCGCCTGGACCGGCGACGCGTTCGCGGGGAGCCAGGCGGCCAGCGACTACTACACGCTCGAACCGACCGAACGCGAGGAGGCCAAGCCGCCACACGTCGATCCGACGGTCTTCGCGGATCGCAACGGGCTGGCCGCCGAAGCGCTCTGTCGGTTCGCGGCCGTCACCGATCACGAGGGCGCTCGATACGCCGAACGCGCGCTCGAGCACGTCCTCGAGACGCTCGTCGACGACGGCCACGTGACGCACTTCGACGGCGAGCGGAGCGAAACCGGACTGCTCGCGGACCACGCCCGATTGCTGTCGGGGCTGACCGCCGCCGCGCAGGTCCTCGGCCCGGACGGCTGGATCGACCCGGCGAGGACGATCGCGGACGACGCGATCGATCGCCTCGCGACCGCCGACGGCTCCTTCCGCGACGGCCAGCCGTCGGGAGCGGGCCTGCTCGACCGACCGCTGTACCCGCTCGGGACGAACGCCGAGATGGCGGACGCGCTCCTCGACCTCGCGGCCCTCACCGGCGAGGACCGATACGTCGCCGCCGCCGAGGACGCACTGAGCGCGTTCGCCGGGGCCTACGATCGGATGGGCGTCGAGGCGGCGGGTTACGCCGCCGGCTGTGCGCGCGCGCACTACGAGCCACTCGTCGTCCGCACGCCGCCGGTCGGAACCGACCTTCACCGCGCCGCCCTCCGCCTCGCCGACCACGAGAAGGTCGTCGTCCCGGAGGACCGCGACGATGCCGTCGCGATCCGGGCCGACCACACGACCGCACCCGCGGCGACGCCCGACGAACTGCTCGAACGGGCGAGCGACGGGCCCCTCCCTTAGGCGCCGTTCGGATGCCGACTCCCGACTGAAAAAAACAACTCCTCCGACTCCTAAACGTGCGGTGTGTTTATACTTCTCCGGGGAGGATCCCCGATCGATGGCGAGTCTCAGAGATCTCGGACTGTCGGAGTACGAGGCCCGTGCGTACCGATCACTGCTCGAGACCGGGCCGACAACCGCAAAGGAGTTGTCCCGCGTCAGCGACGTGCCGATGGGCCGGATCTACGACGTGTTGAACACCATCGAACAGCACAATCTGGTCCGCTCACAGTCCGCGTCCCGACCGAAAAAGTACGTCGCAGTCGAACCCGCGACCGCTCTCGATCGACTCTTGGACGACAAAAAGCGCGAACTGAGTGAGCGGGCGGACCAGTACGAGACGATCGTCGAGCAGCTCGCGGGGGAACTCGAGACGGCCGACCCCGTCGAGGAGACCTTCTGGACCGCCGCCGTCGGCCCCGAGGAGGCCACGGATCTCCTCGTCGAACGGATCTCAGCGGCCGACGACCGGCTCGTGATGGTGCTGTCGACGCACGCCGGGCAGTTCTTCGATTTCGACGAGATCGGAACGATCGTGCTCGACGAACTCACCGTCGCGATGGAGCGCGGCGTCGAGATTCAGCTGTTGATGCGACCCGATCTGGTCCCCGCGCTGCCCAAATCGATCGGGGAGCGCTATCGCAACTCGCTCATCGAACACGAACTGTTCTCGGTCAGAACCAGCGAGAACGTCTCGGGGAGCTTCACGCTCGTCGACGAGTCGGAGGTCGTCATCGAAGTACCGCATCCGTTACAGACGGACGAGATCTTCGCGATGATCGACTTCAAGGACCGCGAGTTCGCCGAAAGCGTTCGGACCGAGTTCGATCCGCGCTGGCGAAACGCGACCGAACTCACGTTTTGAGCCCGCCTCAGGGCGCGAGGCGGACGAATCGAGAGCGATATCGGTGGATCGAACGGCCAAAAGAACGATACCGGCGTTCTTCGTAGTGGCCGTCGATTGAACTCGATGGAACCGCCAGAGGACTTGCGAACGATTCTCGACCTCACACAGGACAAGGTCGTCGTCGTGGATTCGGACGGCCACTACCAGTACGCGAACGCGGCGACCGAGCGGATCCTCGGATACGATATCGAGGCGTTCGTCGGGACGAACACGTTCGAGTACATCCATCCCGAGGACCGTGAGGAGGTTCAATCGACCTTCGAACGACTCGTCGACATCAACGAGGAGCTGATCGAAACGGCGACGTTTCGCCACCGGGCCGCGGACGGGTCGTGGATCTGGTTCGAGAGCCGCATGTGGAATCGCGCGG
The DNA window shown above is from Natronomonas salsuginis and carries:
- the secF gene encoding protein translocase subunit SecF, with the translated sequence MDVSVPKIDYTDYTNRQLVAVPLAVLAFALAVLVVATVLSGTPVALGIEFTGGTEMQVVTDDSEAAIRDSFDEEIASITPIAGQSGSYQLTFQEDDADPLLEQAETAGYEVESVGERSASFAGDSQRQALIGLAIAFAGMAAVVGLLFRTFIPSIAVIASAFSDVVIPLGLMRLFDIELTLGTVAALLMIIGYSVDSDLLLNNHVLRRHGDFYTSTARAMRTGVTMTVTSIAAMIVMTIVSYLFGIPLLPDVGLILVFGLLSDLMNTYLLNVSLLRYYMYEAIAK
- a CDS encoding preprotein translocase subunit SecD, which produces MKLQLKENWRVWLLVVFMLLSTVSLFVPFGGTGGITGSDADQASGSQYTNLQFGLELSGGTQVRAPFAGMTVSGLEFGPEAQPEIESALRAELDMSASDVRASAESGTVEVFEDRHVGNVTQAEFAAALTEAGYQTGEGDVEMGVTADTRQNAEDVLNERLRERGLGGGSATQVSAPGQQFMVVEVPGANRSEVIELIGDRGQVEIWAMYPTDNGSYETQSLLSQEDLAEIGGARQEQGETFVPIRLNEEAGARFGDAMRANGFGQQGGTRCSYDLNASIDENAADDPGRCLLTVLDGEVVFAAGVAPSLASSFESGTFDENPSYRTTTTSFEDARELEINMRTGALRTELDIDNRGTTFFLLPSLAERFKPLSLVTGAAAVFAVALTVFARYRKPEVAAPMLLTAAAEVYILLGFAAAVSLPLDLSHIAGFIAVIGTGVDDLVIIADEVMQQGDVRTSRVFESRFKKAFWVIGAAAATTIVAMSPLAVLSLGDLQGFAIITIIGVLIGVLITRPAYGDILRILVLGDD
- a CDS encoding DUF255 domain-containing protein; translated protein: MTFRDGTLVDWYEWGPEPFEIAERAGKPVLCALTAPWCAWCDRMDEESYSDPKLAANIGDSFVPVRVDVDRHPRVRERYNMGGFPTTVFLTPDGEVLSGATYLGPDGLRQVLDSIRASWDAKGTSAGRVPRTVSSADLPSGEITADIEAHMVEQVAAAFDDEYGGWGTDAKFPLPRTVELALKRDRDRGTRTLDAVQTHLFDTYDGGFYRFAETRRWGEPHREKLVDENAALLRAFTTGYLYTGDESYRRTAERTVDYLTTTAWTGDAFAGSQAASDYYTLEPTEREEAKPPHVDPTVFADRNGLAAEALCRFAAVTDHEGARYAERALEHVLETLVDDGHVTHFDGERSETGLLADHARLLSGLTAAAQVLGPDGWIDPARTIADDAIDRLATADGSFRDGQPSGAGLLDRPLYPLGTNAEMADALLDLAALTGEDRYVAAAEDALSAFAGAYDRMGVEAAGYAAGCARAHYEPLVVRTPPVGTDLHRAALRLADHEKVVVPEDRDDAVAIRADHTTAPAATPDELLERASDGPLP
- a CDS encoding TrmB family transcriptional regulator — encoded protein: MASLRDLGLSEYEARAYRSLLETGPTTAKELSRVSDVPMGRIYDVLNTIEQHNLVRSQSASRPKKYVAVEPATALDRLLDDKKRELSERADQYETIVEQLAGELETADPVEETFWTAAVGPEEATDLLVERISAADDRLVMVLSTHAGQFFDFDEIGTIVLDELTVAMERGVEIQLLMRPDLVPALPKSIGERYRNSLIEHELFSVRTSENVSGSFTLVDESEVVIEVPHPLQTDEIFAMIDFKDREFAESVRTEFDPRWRNATELTF